The Dendropsophus ebraccatus isolate aDenEbr1 chromosome 10, aDenEbr1.pat, whole genome shotgun sequence genome has a segment encoding these proteins:
- the LOC138802740 gene encoding putative defense protein 3: MTQAKLSVLLVLMTCTTMSFSYPTGAPISACQTMMPGHVGVLPQPNPAPYIMKINSSSYQSGKAIQVQIMGPPYRGILLEARTNLKTTLYGTWLQPPSNTKILACPGNTVGAITHSNTNLKDQTTTYVWMPPTSECPDVLYFVATVAEAYNVYWLGVRSALITRDPATTCRGNELAVQSSSGMAWHPAIYSILFFQLVFFLLV, encoded by the exons ATGACACAAGCTAAATTGTCCGTCCTGCTGGTGCTGATGACCTGcacaacaatgtcattttcttaCCCAACTGGGGCGCCAATATCTGCTTGTCAGACAATGATGCCTGGTCATGTTGGGGTCCTTCCACAACCAAATCCTGCACCTTATATTATGAAGATCAACTCTAGTTCCTACCAAAGTGGCAAAGCTATACAAG TTCAAATAATGGGCCCTCCATATAGAGGAATCTTGCTGGAGGCCCGGACAAATCTAAAGACTACATTGTATGGGACATGGCTTCAACCTCCAAGTAATACCAAGATACTGGCG TGTCCTGGAAATACGGTTGGTGCTATTACACACTCTAACACCAACTTAAAGGATCAGACCACTACATATGTCTGGATGCCGCCAACTTCAGAATGTCCGGATGTCCTGTACTTTGT AGCCACAGTGGCAGAGGCGTATAATGTCTACTGGCTTGGAGTCAGGTCGGCTTTGATCACAAGAG atccagcaacgaCTTGCAGAGGCAATGAGCTAGCTGTCCAGTCAAGCAGTGGAATGGCCTGGCATCCTGCCATTTACTCAATCCTGTTCTTTCAGCTTGTATTTTTTCTCTTGGTATAA
- the NDUFA1 gene encoding NADH dehydrogenase [ubiquinone] 1 alpha subcomplex subunit 1 codes for MWYEILPGFAIMTVCLMIPGLATLHLNRFAHGGKDKRIALLPYQWYLLQRDKRVSGEQLYYKSKGLENIH; via the exons ATGTGGTATGAAATCCTGCCCGGATTCGCTATTATGACCGTATGTCTCATGATCCCCGGATTAGCCACCTTACACCTCAACCGCTTCGCTCACGGGGGCAAG GACAAGAGGATTGCCCTGTTACCCTACCAGTGGTATCTTTTACAAAGAGACAAGAGAGTTTCTGGGGAGCAGCTATACTATAAATCAAAA GGCTTGGAAAATATCCATTAA